Genomic window (Melioribacteraceae bacterium):
CTGCCACTAAACAGCATTTTGAGATGCTCTCGGCAAACTACAATGAATTTACTACTAATCTAAAAAAAGAAATGGGAATGTTTACTGAACAGATTAGTGGACAAGATATTTATAATGGCAGATGTATTGCCTGCCATAACTTTGATCAAAAAATTGTTGGGCCGCCGTATAATGATGTGCTTCCGAAATATGTTGATAAAAAAGATGATCTTGTTAAATACATTTTAAATCCGGTTAAAGTAAATCCTGAATATCCTGCTATGCCTAGTCAAGGGTTAAAGCCTAATGAAGCTGAAGCAGTGGCGGAATATCTTTTGACCACATACAAGAAATAATATTACCTCTACTTTTATTTAAGGGGATTAATCTTTGTGAAGATGAATCCCCTTTCTTATTTTAAACAAACAGAAAAATTATTATGCTCACACTCATAGAAGTATTAACCAAATCAACCGAATATCTTGAAAAAAAGGGGATTGACTCTGCACGTCTCAATGCCGAGTTGTTACTTGCGGAAGTACTAAATTGTAAGCGTTTAGATATTTATCTGCGCTTTGATAAACCTTTAGCTGAAGATGAATTAGTGAAATATCGTGAATTTATTTCTCGAAGAGGAAAGTACGAACCTCTTCAATATATTGTGGGTTATACAGAATTTTATGGCCAAAGAATAAATGTGACTAAAGATGTTTTAATTCCTCGACCAGAAACGGAAATTCTCGTTGAATCTATTGTTGATCAATTCCGTTCTGTTCCAAACTTAAAAATTATTGATATTGGCACCGGGAGCGGCAATATTTCAATCGCGCTGGCCAAAAATCTTATATCACCATCAATCACAACAATCGACACTTCGCAAGAAGCAATCATTGTTGCTAAAAATAATTGCACTCTAAATAATCTTAATGGTGAAGTAGATTTTGTTCACGGGGATATACTAACTCATTCATTTCAACATGAATATGATATTGTCGTTTCAAATCCTCCATACATATCTTTGACAGAATATGAATCATTGCAAAATGAGGTGAAGTATTATGAACCAAAAAATGCATTAACGGATTTTCATGATGGACTATTTTATTTCGAATCTATCGCACATAAAATGTATGATTATCTCACAAGTGGTGGCAAAATATTTTTTGAGATTGGTTTTGGGCAGTCTGCTGCGGTTAAAAAAATCTTAACTAATAATAAATATTCCCACATTGAGATAATTAAAGATTATCAAAACATAGATCGAGTAATTTTCGGAGTCAGAGAATGAGGGCTGTAATTCAAAGAGTTTCAGCTGGTTCAGTGAAAATTGAAGCTCCAGAGCATTATGAAGAGATTGGGAAGGGGATGGTAATACTTCTCGGTGTAAAAATCGGGGATACAGATGGTGACGCAATTTATCTTGCCGACAAATGCTGTAATCTCCGCATATTTGAAGATTCAAATGATAAGATGAATATATCGCTAAAAGATATAAACGGAGAGGCGCTAGTGATTTCACAGTTTACTTTGTTTGGTGATACCAGAAAGGGGAACAGACCCAGTTTTTCGGAGGCGGCTGAACCAGAATCCGCAAATCAGCTTTACGAAAAATTTATTGAGCAGATGAAAAAGAACCTAAGTAACGAAAAAGTTAAAAAAGGAATATTTGGAGCCATGATGGAAGTCAAAATTATCAATACCGGCCCGGTTACTTTAATTGTTGAATCGAAGGGATAACGATATCATGAGCAGAGTGCTGATGATATTTATTGATGGTGTTGGTATCGGCGAAAATGACCCATTAAAAAATCCATTCTTCAAATTTGGCTTTAATACATTTACGAAAATATTTGGTAGAATACCCCATCTTAGTGATCAAAGAATTTCGATCACTAATGGAGCAGTTTTCCCGGTTGATCCGCTACTTGATATCCCAGGAATTCCACTAAGCGGAACAGGGCAAACATCCATTTTTTGCGGGATTAATGCTCCCCGATTTATAAATCAACATTTCGGACCTTATCCATATTCTACATTAATACCAATAATTAGAGAGCAAAATATATTTGCCGAGCTGATAAAAAAAGGTAAGTCAGTTGCCTTTGCCAATGCTTATCCAAAAATATTTTTCGATTATATAAATTCGGGAAGGAGAAGACTAAGTGTAACTACTTTAAGCTGCATACTTTCCGACGTTTACCTAAGGAAAATAAAAGATTTATATCAAGGTAAAGCCCTTAGTGCTGAAATTGATAATAGAAGATTTGTTGAGCGCTTAAATTATAAGCTGCCAATTATCAAGCATGAGCTAGCGGCAAGGAGATTGGTTCGATTAACCCGGGAGCACGATTTTACACTATTTGAAATTTTTCATACCGATCATATTGGTCATGGCCGAAACAGTGAAATGCTTATTCAGTTTCATACTTTACTCGACTCATTTCTTCAATCTATTATACAAAACCTACCCGATGACACTACCTTTTTACTTTGTTCTGATCATGGTAATTATGAAGATTTATCAATCAAGAGCCACACTTTAAATCCTTCGTTGGCTATAGCGTATGGCCCAGGAGCTGACTATTTGAGCAAGAGAATATCGAATCTCACACATATTAAGGAAGCATTAATGGACTTAATACTTTGAAAAATTATCCAGTTATAAAAGTAGCTATGCTTTTTATTTTGGGTATCATTTTACAAAAGGTATTTAATCTCCAAACAGGATTATTACTTTACCCTTGGATTTTATTTTTTGTTCTCTCAATTATATTTTTACTTTTTTATAAAAAAGAATCATTACAGATTTGTTTTGTAATCTTAACACTAATTATTTCGGGGGCATTTTACTTTTCATATATGTTTAATCCGGTTTCCTATCCCTTCCAAAAAGAAAAACTTGCAAAAAGTAATGTTTTTGGTACAATCAGCGATATTGAACTGGAAAAGGAAAATAAAATAATAATCTTCGTCGATACTGATTCTGTAAAGCATAATAATAATTCAGTTAACATCAATACAAAGTTAAGATGCGCTATATATGATTCAACTGAAGCATTGCGAAGTTTATACTCAAAACTGGGGATTGGGGATAAACTAAAAATTACCGGGACAATAATCCGTCCGAGGAATATTAGAAATCCGGGCGAGTTTGATTATGAACTTTACCTCAACCAAATTGATGTTGCCGGGATTATCAATACATTCTCTTCAAAGGAGATTTTACTATTAGATAAAGCTTCTCCAAATTTCAAACATTTTATTTTTCAAGTGAGGAAAAGTGTTGACCAATTATTAGAGAGTTCTCACAATAAAACTACCCATTCACTATTGCGTGGGTTATTACTTGCCGACCGAAGTTTAATTAGTTATGAATCGCGCAATGAATTTATATCTGCAGGTGTAATTCATGTACTGGCAGTATCTGGACTTCATGTTGGATTTATTGCAATGATTTTTGTCTTCCTTTTTTCACGATTTGGATTTAAGGCGAAGATGATTTTGACAATTTTCGGTTTGGTGGTATTCACGTTAATATGCGGCGCACCGCCATCGGTAGTTCGCGCTTCAATTATGGCTATTGTTATTATTATTGCAAAATTAACCGGAAGAAGTACAAATCTTTTTAACTCACTGGCAATTGCAGCACTTATAATTATATTGATTAATCCGAATGAATTATTTTCTCCCGGCTTTCAATTATCATTTAGCGCTGTTTTATCAATAGGAATAATGTATCCAATTCTGAATAAATTATTTAATGCTGAAGCCATTAGAAATCGATACTATAAGTATATAATTCAGTTTGTAGCTGTTTCCTTGTCAGCTCAAATAGGCACTCTTCCTTTTACGATTTATTATTTTGAAAAAGTATCACTAGTTGCGTTGTTGGCTAATTTTTTTGTGATACCATTGATAGGCATTATTTTAATTACAGCGTTTATTACACTATTTATATCAATTATTTTTCCATTTCTGACTCTATTTTATGCTTCAGCAAATGAATTTCTAACATTTATTCTATTTAATATAGTTCACCAATCTGCTGTTATTAAATACTCTTCATTTGAAGTATTCAATTATTCTATTTATGATGGATTAGTGTTTTATCTTTCGGTTGTTACATTATTCTTTGTACTTAAAAAATTTGTTACAACAATTCCCAAAATTATTGCAGTAATTTTATTGTTCCCAGTCAGTATTCTCTTTTCCCAAATTGATAATGAAAAATTATTGGATGATAAAAAATTTAATTTAGTGATGCTCGATGTTGGGCAGGGAGATAGTTTTTTTATAATGTTCCCAGATGGTAAAACAGCATTAATTGATGCAGGTGAAAAAACGGAATATTTTGATATAGGTGAGTACATTTTATATCCCTTTTTCAAAAGAAATAACATTAAAAAAATTGATTACGCATTTGTTTCTCATCTGGATACTGATCATGCAGGAGGGTTTAATTATTTAGTAGAGAAGAACTTTATAGATACTATTTACCTTCCAACGATTGATTCCACGAATAGTGAAGACTTGTATTTTAACAGACGCTTAAAAGAATATGGTGTTATAACTCGTAATTATAATAAATCAAGATTAAACATTAGTGGTGCTGAATTGTATATTCTTAATGATGAATACTCTAATAGACTTGCGGGTACAAACAGTAATAGAAAAAGTGGTCTAATGAAACTAGTATTTGGTAATTACTCATTTCTCTTTACAGGTGATACCGACAAATTTATGGAAGGGTATTATTCTCGAAGATATGCTGAATTTTTGAATTCAACATTTCTAAAAGTTGGGCATCATGGAAGCAAAACTAGTACTTCTGAAATATTCCTTAATCTGGTCAATCCCCAAAATGCTCTTATCAGTTGTGGAGTTGAAAATAAATTTAAGCACCCAAGTAAGTCGATAATTGATTTATTAGAAGGTGAGAATATCAGCATATTTAGAACTGATAAATCCGGTGCTGTTATATTTACTACCGATGGGAAAGAATTAAATCAAATTAATTGGCGGAATTTATAGATGAAATACTACTCAAATCATTCACTAAAATCATATAACACTTTTGCGTTAAATGAAACGGCATCTCACTTTTATGTAATTGAAGAGGATCATGAATTATATGAACTTCATGATAAAGGGGTATTCAACGGAGAACATTTAATTTTGGGTGGGGGCAGTAATGTACTTTTTACTAAAAATGTAGAATGCCCGGTACTTCATATGAAAACGATTGGGATTAGAAAAATATCGGAGGATGAAACTAAAGTAATTCTTGATGTTAAAGCCGGAGTTGAATGGAATGAGTTAGTTCATTATGCAGTCGAAAATAATTTTTATGGAATTGAAAACTTAACAGATATTCCGGGTACTTGCGGTGCGGCTCCAATCCAGAATATTGGTGCATATGGAGTTGAAATAAAAGATGTTCTAATTGATGTGCAATATTTTGATATTGCGTCAAAGACAATTAAAGTTATTAATAGTGGTGATTGTAATTTCGGTTACCGCGATAGCATTTTTAAGAATGAGTTAAAAGGTAAATATATAATTACCGGAATAACAATTGAACTGAAGAAAACAAAAAAACTTATCACAAACTATAGAGCAATAAAAGATTTCTTAGGCAACAAAAAGGAGGAAGATTTAACACTTCATGAATTAAGTGAGCTGATTTCGAAGATTAGGAGCAGTAAACTTCCGGACCCGAAGAGGTTTGGAAATGCCGGTAGTTTTTTCAAAAATCCCGAGATTTCAAAAAAACAGCTTGAAAAATTAAAAGAGAATCATAGTGATTTGGTTTTCTTTGAGGTGGAAAATTCTAAGTATAAAATTCCGGCCGCATACATGATTGAAAAATGTGGTTTCAAAGGAAAGAATGTGGGAAATGTTGGAACATATAACAGGCAGGCTTTAGTTATTATCAATCTTGGGCGAGCCACCGGAAATGAAATTCTAGATTACGCTAAAAAAATACAAGATGCTGTTTATCAAAAATTTAATGTAAAGATTCATCCGGAAGTAAATATTATCTGATGGAATTCAAATTCTATATTTATTCATTCGTAATTCTTCTAACTATTTATGGCATTGCGGTAGGGAATTACCCAAAATTCAGAATGAACAGAGCAACAATTGCGCTGATTGGTGCGGTTGTACTCATCCTAATAAATGCCATAAGTTTTGAAAAAGCACTTCAAGCAGTCGATCTAAATACAATCTTGCTCCTCTTTTCTATGATGGTTATTAATTCGAATCTTAAAATTTCCGGCTTCTTTAATAAAACTACCCAGTTTGTTCTAAAATATGCCAGCACACCAACTAGGTTGATTTTCCTAGTTACATTTTCTTCAGGAATTCTTTCCGCTCTATTTCTTAACGATACAATTGTACTTGCCGTAACGCCTGTACTTATTGATGTGTTAAAAAAACTTAAGCGGAATCCTATACCTTACATAATTGCCTTGGTAGCGTCTGCCAATGTTGGTTCATCCGCAACTCTCATTGGTAATCCTCAAAACATGATTATTGGAGTATCATCCGGGATTAGTTTTGTTGATTATACAATTATCCAGAGTGTACCCTCAATAATTGGTTTAGTCTTAATTAATCTTATAATCATACCATTGTACCGTAAGGAATTTAGCAATGAAAATTTTGGTACTATTCATATAGAGCGGGTGTACATTTATAAACCTCTACTGATTAAAAGTATAGTCTCATTAATTATAATGCTCGGTATGTTAGTTTTCGGAATTAATTTGGCTTTATCAGCTTTTACGGCGGCGGCAATTTTATTATTTACTAGAAGGCTAAAACCGGAACGAGTATTTCAAGAAATTGATTGGTCTTTGCTTGTATTTTTTTCCGGATTATTTATTATTACTGATTCTATTGAGACTTCAGGAATCGGGAATATACTATTTGTTGGAATGAAACCATTTTTTGATGGAGGACTTGCGAGTTTTACCGTTACAACGGCTTTGTTATCAAATTTAGTTTCTAATGTACCGGCGGTAATACTAATAAAACCATTAATTCCAATGATGGGGAGTGAGGATAAGGTCTGGATGGTACTCGGTTTTGCATCCACATTCGCGGGTAATTTAACACTCTTGGGTTCAGTAGCAAATCTAATTGGCATTGAAATAGCGAGAAAACAAAATATCATAATTAGTTTTTGGGAATACCTTAAAAGTGGTATTCTTATAACCATTCTCACTATTGCCGTTGGATTAATTTGGTTTAGCTATATTGTTTGAACTATTCTTCAATCTGTACAGCAGTACCGCAGGCAGAAACCATTAACATACTTCCACCTTGCCCAATAGTTTCAAAGTCTAAATCTACAGCCACAACAGCATTTCCACCCATAGCGCGTGCTTGATCCAGCATCTCACTTATAGCAATATCTTTAGCTTGCCGCAATTCACGTTCATACGCCGCTGATCTTCCGCCAACTATATCTCGGATGCTGGCAAATAAGTCTTTAAAAATATTTGCTCCTAAAATAGCTTCGCCGGAAACCAAACCTAAATACTTTGTAATTTTTTTCCCTTCGATAGATGGGGTGGTTGTTACTAACATTTGAACTCCTAATTATGTTACTCAAATATAAGAATCTTCCTCATTTTCCAAATCATTATCTTCATTGCTGAACATACTGCTCAGCATATCTTTAAATTCAACCCCACTTTCAATTAAATATTTGCTGAGTAATGAATGCTCCGATAATCCATGTAGCACAAATTCCATATATAGTAGTTTTTCATTCTTATCAATTTTTGGGTAATATTTATCTACTAACTCGCTCAATCCCTCTACTTTCGTGATAGTCAATTCATAGTCGTTAAATGACAGATTATTAAGTAAATCAATTTTATTGCCTTTTGAAAACCATTCCATAATCCTTTGATAAGGATTTTCTTCATGCTTTTTCTTTACTCGATCTGGCGAAGGGAAGTGATTGTTAAATTGGAATTTAACGGCTTTACTCAATAAAATATGAGCTACTTTAACGGGTCCTTCCTGCTCACCTTCATACACTAATTCAACCTTTCCAGTTATTGATGGAATGATTCCAATAATATCGGAAATGCGCACGAAAGTATTAGATTCATTATTGATTAGAATTCTTCTCTCGGCATAGCTATAAACATTTTCCAGTGCAGATATAGTTAGCCTTGCCGAGACACCACTTTTTGAATCAACAAATTCACTTGAGCGTGCTTCAATTGCAGTCTGCTCAATTATGCTTTTTATCAACTCGGGAACATGAATTCTATTTCGCTGATTCTCATCCAACTTTACTTCCTGTGCTGTAATATTTTTTGATATAGAAAGTGATTTTGGGTAATGCGTTAGAATTTGGGAATCGATTCGATCCTTTAAAGGTGTAACTATTGATCCACGATTTGTGTAATCCTCCGGATTAGCAGTAAAAATGAATTGAACATCGAGCGGAAGTCTTACTTTAAATCCTCTAATTTGAATATCTTTTTCTTGTAGAATATTAAAGAGAGCGACTTGAATTCTTGCTTGCAAATCGGGTAATTCATTAATCACAAATATTCCTCGATTAGACCGTGGAATTAAACCATAATGAATTACTCTTTCATCAGAATAGGGAAGTTTTAATGAAGCCGCTTTTATCGGATCAACATCCCCAATCAAATCCGCAATTGTAACATCTGGTGTGGCAAGTTTCTCGGTATATCTGTCGTTCCGGTGAACCCAGTCAATCTTTGTATTTTCTCCATTGACGGCAACTTGATCTTTACCATACCGGGAAATTGGATTAAATGGATCATCATTCAATTCTGAACCTGCAATTATTGGATGATATTCATCCAGCAGATTCGTCATTAACCGGGCAATTTTTGTTTTTGCCTGTCCACGAAGACCCAATAAAATAATATTATGTTTTGAAAGAATGGCAGTCTGGATTTCAGGAATGACCGTTTCATCATACCCAATAATATCGCTAAATAAATTAACTTTATTCTTTAGAGAATTAATGAGATTGTGTCTCATCTCTTCTTTCACACTTACACTTTTATATTTTGCTGACTTTAATTCGCCAAGAGTATTAATTTTTAAGTAATTCATTATCATTCCTTATTTCATTTTCTTTCTTCTGTTACGAACGTAGTCTTCAAACACAAATTCCCCCAAATTATTCAAACTACTGTAATATGCTTTTCCTTGATTAGTTTTAGTGAACTCACGAACAAACTGCTGAAGATATGAATCGCGCGCGATCATAAAGGTTGTAATTTGAATTCCCAGCTTTTTGCAACGGGCTGCGAGATCGAGAGTTTTATTTACAATTTTTGAATCAAGTCCAAAACTGTTTTTGTAGTATTTAATACCAATTTTTAAACATGTGGGCTTACCATCGGTAATCATAAAAATCTGTTTGTTCTTGTTTTTTTTCTTTCTTAAGATATCCATTGCCATCTCAAGCCCGGCAACTGTATTTGTATGGAAAGGTCCAACATTAAGGTAAGGTAGATCTTTTATTTGAATTTGTTTTGCGTCATCACCAAAAGTCAGAATATCCAAAGTATCAGATGGGTACTTTGTTGTAATTAGTTCAGCAAGCGCCATAGCTACTTTTTTGGCTGGGCTAATTCTATCCTCCCCATAAAGAATCATCGAATGTGAAATGTCTATCATCAATACTGTTGATGAGGAAGTTTTATAATCCATCTCCTCAATTTCCAGGTCCTCCTCTGTAAGTCTAAAATCATTTATACCATGATTAATCTGAGCATTTTTAATTGAGCTCGTGAGATCAATTTGGTCGAGTGAATCACCAAACTGAAATGATCTCCGGTCAGCATTTTTTTCATCGCCCATGCCGCTAAAAGTAGATCTATGATGACCACGCCCCGATTTTTTAAGTTTCCCGAAAATTTCCTCAAGCGAACGTCTTCTAATTTCTTTTTCAGATTTAGCGGTTATCGAAAAATTACCATTATGGTTATCATCACTTATGAAGCCCTTTTCTTTCAATTCCTCTATAAAGTCCCCAATTCCATAACCATTCTTTGTAATTGAGTATTTTCTATCCAACTTATTAAGAAGATTTAGGGCTTCAGATACATTTCCCGAGGTTATATTTAAAATTTGAAGGAAAATATCAAGAAGTTGATCAAAGCCGATCGACTCTGATTTTGAAGGTAAAAATTTGGTGAATCTGTGTCCGAGCATTTTTTTACTTTATAAACCCATTTGACTCTTCAAAAGTTCTTTTAAATCAATTAAAATGCTGAATAAACTAATACTTAAAAATGTTTGAAATTCATTACATTTAAGTACCATTTTTTGTGAAATATATAATTGGATTTTTCAAAACAATACATAATTCAAGCAATAACTACTGCTGCTAATAATTTACGGCTCAGTTCCGAAAAAATTGAAACGGTAGCTATTTTAAAAGAACGGCTATCTAATTCTTCGAACATAAGTGAAGAAATTAAATTATTTAAAAAAATTACAGAGTTGTCAAAATTAGGAATAAGGCTAAATGAAATTTTGATCTCATTTGAGAGTACGAGAATTGATTTCCTAAAAATATCGGATCGATTCAAAGAGCATAGCGCAAATCTTGTTAGGGAATTAAGTAATTCACTTGATAATATAACTCCGCAGCATTTAAGAGAGACATTTCAGAAATTTGACAACAATCCAATCAACATCGACTTAACAAAAAAGACTGCAGGAAGAACTAATTGGGAACAGATGGAAGAAACTATAAACCAAAGTATTAGTAATATCCCTGGACGTTCAAAAGCTGACGAGTTGAAGGAAGAGATTATAATGTCGGATCTTAATGAAGATCAACTTTTTAATTTTGAAAAATTTGAAGAAAAAATTTTGACTCCGGTAAAAGAAATTGACCGATTTTTAGATAAAGTTACTCGTTACGATTTTACTGAGGCTGAAGCAAAACATTTTATAAATTTAATGAGTGAAAATGGTAATGCAAGTAGGAACGCCGGTTATGAAATACTAGCCAATATGCATTCAATATTTTCGAGAGGACTTGAATTAGTAAATCAGAAAAAACTAGCTCCAAGTGTTCAAATAATTGAGTCGCTGAGAGCATGTTTAATTGTTATTGTTGCTGTGGTGAGAGGTAAAGAGGTGGATATCACAAGCTATCTAAATAGAGCTGAGACCTTTGGTCGCGGTATATTTTCAAAACAAAAGGGAAATTAAATGGAATTATTTGCTGTAATTATGGCTGGAGGAGTTGGCGCTCGGTTCTGGCCCCGTAGTAGAGAGAAGAAACCAAAACAATTAATTAGCATCCTCGGCAGTAATTCGATGATTCAAGATACAGTTTATAGATTAAAAGGATTAGTAAAAGATGAAAATATTCTTGTAATTACTAATAAAGTTCAGAAAATGGCTGTGAGAGAACAACTCCCACAAATTCCAGAAGAAAATATTATTGATGAGCCTTTCGGTAAAAACACCGCAGCTTGTATTGGTTTGGCTACTGTTGTAATTCGTAAAAAATCGCCCGATGCGGTTACTATAACATTACCGGCCGATCATTTAATTAAAGATGAAGAAGAATTTAGGAAGTGCCTGCTGACCGCCGCAGAATACGCTAATAAATCAAAAGGACTTCTCACAATAGGCATTACTCCAACAAGACCAGAGACCGGTTACGGATATATTCAGTACGACGAAAAGAAGATAAGTGAGAATATTTTTAAGGTTCTTACCTTTGCCGAAAAACCTAATTTAGCAACGGCAAAAAGATTTGTTTCCGCCGGAGATTTTTTGTGGAATTCGGGAATCTTTGTTTGGCGGGTGGATTCTATTATGGAAGAATTTTCAAAATATATGCCGGAACTTTATGATGGTATGATTGAGGTTGAAGAAAGTATTGGGACAGCTAATTTTAACAAACAGATAGTTAAAGTATATGGTCAGCTAAAAAGTATATCCATTGATTATGGTATAATGGAAAATTCTGATAAAGTTTTTGTAACTAAAGCTGATTTTTACTGGAATGATGTGGGGCATTGGGAAGCAGTTTATGAAATTACCCCCAAAGATGATGAGGGAAATGCAGTGGTTGGTGACTCTTACATGATAAATTCATTCGGCACCTATATATATTCACCAGATAAGTTTGCGGCCGTTATTGGTGTCGAAAATTTAATTGTAATTAATACAGATGATTCAATACTTATCTGTCATCGGAATAATGTTCAAGATGTAAAGCAGGTTGTAGATTACTTAAAAATGAATCAACGGACAGAGCTTCTTTGATGAAAAGACTTATCACCGAAAAAGAAATTGAACAATTAGCTAGAAATGACATAAGAGTATTAATTCTTGAACCTAATTCGGTAATTACACCGTTAGCAAAAGATAAAATTGTTGAACTAAAGATTGATGTAATTTATCAACAAAATTATAAGGCAGAAAAAAATAGAATCTCATGCGATAAGTCGCGTTGTTATATCGGGTCCGATCATACAGGAGTTTCAGTTAAAAAGAAGCTGATCGATTTTATCAAAACATTTAATTTTGAAATTATTGATGTGGGTACATATACAGAAGATGCAGTAGATTACCCGGATTTCGCTAAATCGATAGCGACAAAAGTGTTATCTGATAATTCAGCATTCGGAATTATTCTAGACGCAACGGGTATTCCCTCCTGCATTACAGCCAATAAATTCAAGGGTATTAGAGCCGCTACTTGTTATAATGAATTTTCCGCACGCTCATCGAGAGAACACAACGATGCCAACATTATTGTATTAGGCGCAAAATCTCTCGGTGAAGAAACAATTAAGTCAATCCTAAAAGTATGGTTCGAATCTGAATTTCAGGGATCGCGTCATCAGAAAAGATTAGATAAAATCAAAGATATCGAAGAGAACAATTTTAAATAAAATTACAAAAGAACGAGAATATTTTGTACGTCGAAAAATCAATCGTCCAATCAGTAGAAGTAATTAACAATTCAACATTTTTACTTAAAGTATTATCTCCGTCAATAGCATCAGCCATAAAACCGGGGCAATTCTGCAATGTAAAAGTATCTGAATCAAATTTCCCCTTATTACGAAGACCGTTCAGTATTTGTGATGTTGAGAATGAGAGCATCTTTTTTCTATTCGATCTACATGGTGAGGGGACGAAGATTCTTTCAAAAAAAAATGTGGGTGATGAACTTGATATTTTAGGACCATTGGGAAAAGGATTTAATTTAGAAGGTAATTACGAAACCGCTGTAATTGTAGCTGGGGGATTAGGTTCGGCCCCCTTTCCTTTTCTAATCAAAAAAATGGATCCCGCTAAAAATATTAAATGTTTAGTCGGTGCCAGATCTAGTGAACTTGTTGTTACTTATCAATTAAAAAATGCATTTATTGCTACAGATGATGGAAGTGAGGGATTTAAGGGTAATGTAGTTGAGTTGTTAAAAAATGAAATTCATTCACTTCAGAAGATAAGAATATTCGCATGCGGTCCAAATGTAATGTTAAAGGCTTTACAAGAATATTGCATCGCAAATAAATTGGATTGTCAAATATCTGTTGAATGCCCAATGGCTTGCGGTTTTGGAATATGTCAAGGATGTCCAATTGAAACTTACGATAAACAGAGTTATAAGTTAGTATGTAAAGATGGCCCCGTATTCAATGCTGATGAGGTTTCATTATGAAAGTGGATCTCTCAGTTAATCTTGGAACCTTAAAATTAAAAAATCCGGTTTTATTAGCATCGGGTACTGTTGGTTATGGAAATGAAATTGCTCAATTTACCGATCTATCCAAACTTGGGGGAATAGTAACAAAATCTCTCTCGTTAAAACCAAGAAGAGGAAATCCACCACAAAGAATTGTTGAAACAGCATCTGGAATGCTGAACGCTATTGGGCTTGCTAATGTTGGCGTTGAGGAATT
Coding sequences:
- the rpiB gene encoding ribose 5-phosphate isomerase B, which translates into the protein MKRLITEKEIEQLARNDIRVLILEPNSVITPLAKDKIVELKIDVIYQQNYKAEKNRISCDKSRCYIGSDHTGVSVKKKLIDFIKTFNFEIIDVGTYTEDAVDYPDFAKSIATKVLSDNSAFGIILDATGIPSCITANKFKGIRAATCYNEFSARSSREHNDANIIVLGAKSLGEETIKSILKVWFESEFQGSRHQKRLDKIKDIEENNFK
- a CDS encoding dihydroorotate dehydrogenase electron transfer subunit — encoded protein: MYVEKSIVQSVEVINNSTFLLKVLSPSIASAIKPGQFCNVKVSESNFPLLRRPFSICDVENESIFFLFDLHGEGTKILSKKNVGDELDILGPLGKGFNLEGNYETAVIVAGGLGSAPFPFLIKKMDPAKNIKCLVGARSSELVVTYQLKNAFIATDDGSEGFKGNVVELLKNEIHSLQKIRIFACGPNVMLKALQEYCIANKLDCQISVECPMACGFGICQGCPIETYDKQSYKLVCKDGPVFNADEVSL